Proteins encoded by one window of Pempheris klunzingeri isolate RE-2024b chromosome 14, fPemKlu1.hap1, whole genome shotgun sequence:
- the LOC139213499 gene encoding V-set and immunoglobulin domain-containing protein 10-like 2, translating into MVAQLLGLAFLFLPTSLSSFTPYAVKINHNWEVVYQDTNVYGVVGKAVLLECGATLPDMYIWSFTKPGTEAIKAVVYDLGKGTRIQKLAQSLGQLTVISNSAAVTIEKLPLAAHGLFTCQAFYNIEQEPRVYYYYVHLTVRVPVSKPYLLMSDASPVEGSTMWMRCNLDNGTGPIQYLWQHETRNGNVSTFAEGNSSTINVTDVNRNHTGWYRCVASNSVNRQSSNRLWLDTIFGPDVPQIEVTPYSVTERGYSALERETVSLLCQAQSNPASQYVWFHNNTHVSSSPQYIITKILRMHTGNYACLAQNSYLNTRSKKTISLTVYYPPDGSPSCSMESALNHTSLRLLCSWPGGLPSPSLHWTGRVGQAGTWQQTNPLNNTAILLSTEGLTSNNSLFTCMGSHTALKQSRTCSTRAYVPPAEPVCFAYVTNNKQYLMLSCSWDGGAPKALVWWEGPGGQGKSGEETSNILILHYGTARSGKPYICHAKHPLLVQTRTCRLTLEAPVLLTQRRVVSVYEGSDVQLTCNLRANYLPVSDITWFNNQGVDVQGTSKYTLLRTSVWANLTVRDTHEVQDSGEYRCTTSNAVGGTEINVTLVVKKHPMPPNATLVSVMYNSRLRNEVELEWQVDSEEERGWTGFILEHRWVSEGPGRRSSTNDSKEMEEKIGPPVWYRSIIEDPEGRSHTVARLTPTATYLFRIIPVNHRTIGHPSAAKTPAEPRSNMYPAVIGAAIGGMLFAAILTMLLLVFIIRNRNNNPRLHDMLFGLQHSQSRENINFPEDEVVGASEGGIEEIGGSSGPGPTMALPRAASPLTTSPPSATTSQAPPHGDGDEPVNVTITVKATGS; encoded by the exons ATGGTGGCCCAACTGCTAGGGCTGGCCTTTCTATTTCTGCCTACCAGCCTGAGCAGCTTTACACCATATG CGGTGAAAATCAACCACAACTGGGAGGTGGTGTACCAGGACACCAATGTGTATGGGGTGGTGGGCAAAGCGGTGCTCCTGGAGTGCGGTGCCACCTTGCCTGACATGTACATATGGAGTTTCACCAAGCCCGGCACTGAAGCTATAAAAGCTGTGGTGTATGATTTGGGGAAAGGAACGAGGATCCAGAAGCTGGCCCAGTCTCTCGGACAGCTGACGGTCATCTCAAACAGTGCAGCTGTGACCATTGAGAAGCTGCCTCTGGCTGCACACGGCCTGTTCACCTGCCAGGCCTTCTACAACATAGAACAGGAGCCCAGAGTCTACTATTACTATGTGCACCTCACTGTCCGAG TTCCCGTCAGTAAGCCTTACCTCCTGATGAGTGATGCGTCTCCAGTGGAAGGCTCCACGATGTGGATGCGCTGCAATCTCGACAATGGGACTGGACCTATCCAGTACTTGTGGCAACATGAAACCCGCAATGGCAACGTCTCAACCTTTGCAGAGGGCAACAGCAGCACCATCAACGTGACGGATGTCAACCGCAACCACACCGGCTGGTACCGCTGTGTGGCCAGCAACTCCGTCAACAGGCAGAGCTCAAACCGGCTGTGGCTGGACaccatct TCGGCCCGGACGTTCCTCAGATAGAAGTGACTCCGTACAGTGTGACAGAGCGTGGGTACTCAGccctggagagagagactgtcTCTTTACTGTGTCAAGCCCAGTCCAACCCGGCCAGTCAGTACGTCTGGTTCCACAACAACACCCACGTCTCATCCAGCCCGCAGTACATCATCACCAAGATCCTCCGCATGCACACTGGCAACTACGCCTGCTTGGCACAGAACTCCTACCTCAACACCCGCTCGAAAAAAACCATCAGCCTGACTGTCTACT ACCCTCCTGATGGCTCCCCCTCCTGTTCTATGGAGTCGGCACTGAATCACACCTCTCTCAGACTGCTCTGCTCCTGGCCCGGTGgactcccctccccctccctccactggACCGGACGGGTGGGTCAAGCTGGCACATGGCAGCAAACAAATCCACTGAACAACACTGCCATCTTGCTGTCAACTGAGGGCCTGACCTCCAACAACAGCTTATTTACATGCATGGGATCCCACACGGCACTAAAACAATCGAGGACATGCAGCACTCGCGCTT ATGTTCCCCCTGCAGAGCCAGTGTGTTTTGCTTATGTGACCAACAACAAGCAGTATCTGATGCTGTCCTGTTCCTGGGATGGAGGGGCCCCGAAGGCCTTGGTGTGGTGGGAGGGCCCGGGCGGCCAGGGCAAAAGTGGTGAAGAAACCTCCAACATACTGATTCTCCACTATGGCACCGCCCGCAGTGGGAAACCCTACATCTGCCACGCAAAGCATCCACTTCTGGTCCAAACCAGGACCTGCAGGCTCACACTGG AGGCTCCTGTATTGCTGACGCAGCGCAGAGTTGTGTCTGTATACGAGGGGAGTGATGTCCAGCTCACCTGCAACCTGAGAGCCAACTATCTTCCCGTCAGTGACATCACCTGGTTTAACAATCAGGGTGTGGATGTCCAAGGCACCTCAAAGTACACACTGCTGCGAACATCTGTGTGGGCCAATCTGACTGTGAGAGACACGCATGAGGTTCAAGACAGCGGCGAGTACAGGTGCACCACTTCCAACGCAGTGGGAGGAACTGAAATCAATGTCACTTTAGTGGTCAAGA AGCACCCTATGCCGCCCAACGCGACCCTGGTCAGCGTGATGTACAACAGCCGACTGCGTAACGAGGTGGAGCTGGAGTGGCAGGTAGACAGCGAAGAAGAAAGAGGTTGGACAGGTTTCATCTTGGAGCACAGATGGGTGTCAGAGGGACCAGGAAGGAGGAGCAGCACCAACGATTCaaaggagatggaggaaaagattGGTCCACCAGTCTGGTACCGTAGCATCATCGAGGACCCAGAAGGCAGGAGTCATACAGTAGCGAGACTGACACCAACCGCTACCTACCTGTTCCGCATCATACCTGTCAACCACCGGACCATTGGACACCCTTCTGCAGCAAAGACTCCAG CGGAACCACGCTCCAATATGTACCCTGCTGTGATTGGAGCAGCTATAGGCGGGATGCTTTTTGCAGCCATCCTCACAATGTTGCTGCTCGTATTCATAATCCGCAACCGCAACAACAATCCCC GACTACATGACATGCTGTTTGGTTT GCAGCACAGCCAGTCGAGAGAAAACATCAacttcccagaggatgaagtggtGGGAGCGTCAGAGGGAGGAATAGAGGAGATTGGTGGATCATCAGG